A window of the Arenibacter algicola genome harbors these coding sequences:
- a CDS encoding SusD/RagB family nutrient-binding outer membrane lipoprotein, giving the protein MSKINKIFKLFLVVCLLSATSCDNELTEINQNPNGVDPSQGNPSFLLTQVMVNTALDVGSKGYSGELSAFVQYTQKDSWGNNNYDWDGSGWNTYYGNLRSAKLALQRSQELGYTLHEAIAQILMAQNFVTLADYYGDVPYSNAVQADEDVILPTYDSQEAVYKGAIADFVAAAASISNNMGNLEAFGASQDIFFGGDAEKWMKYANSLALRYYMRLSEKDPSYAQAGVTATLAKPLISSVDEECALAYIGTSDGTAQPSNSSTGGASAFNRVKPCTTFTDRLRELNDPRANIWFAPVAIPIKVVAAADVPGGEDDVVVDGVRYINEETLADNGLKIYDKNTWKADRLAGLSLVDTSSTYVGLPVSYQGSEPYTYNLNPNPVQGGGNVHVSLMNDQFKEASGDFLKARVLSYAEVCFLKAEAALKGWGTDAEGNYNKGVQASLDTWGIGDEYADYIDNAEVAFDGTLAQIMEQKWIANFATASEAYLDWRRTGLPDLQTGPFALSSVIPVRFQYPDEERNINEANYNAALSSLETTSHTNDVPGKYENDTPWSKPWILQGVSKPW; this is encoded by the coding sequence ATGAGTAAAATAAATAAGATATTTAAACTATTTCTCGTAGTTTGTCTACTGTCCGCTACTTCGTGCGACAATGAGCTTACAGAAATTAACCAAAACCCCAACGGGGTAGATCCGAGCCAAGGCAATCCAAGTTTTTTATTAACACAAGTGATGGTGAATACCGCTTTGGACGTAGGTAGTAAAGGCTATAGTGGAGAATTATCTGCCTTTGTACAATACACCCAAAAAGATTCTTGGGGCAACAACAATTACGATTGGGATGGCAGTGGATGGAACACCTACTACGGAAACTTGCGTAGTGCTAAATTAGCCCTACAACGGTCTCAAGAATTAGGTTATACCTTACATGAAGCGATTGCCCAAATATTAATGGCGCAGAACTTTGTTACTTTGGCAGATTACTATGGAGACGTTCCTTATTCAAACGCTGTACAAGCTGACGAAGATGTTATTTTGCCAACGTATGATTCCCAAGAAGCTGTATATAAGGGGGCTATTGCTGATTTTGTAGCTGCTGCTGCTTCAATATCCAACAATATGGGCAACTTGGAGGCCTTTGGTGCCAGCCAAGATATTTTCTTTGGAGGCGATGCCGAAAAATGGATGAAATACGCCAACTCCTTGGCCCTACGTTATTACATGCGATTGTCTGAGAAAGACCCATCTTATGCACAAGCAGGGGTAACGGCCACATTGGCGAAACCTTTGATCAGCAGTGTGGATGAGGAGTGTGCCTTGGCCTATATAGGTACATCTGATGGAACTGCACAACCTAGCAACAGTTCAACAGGAGGAGCATCTGCCTTCAATCGTGTTAAGCCTTGTACTACTTTTACCGATAGATTAAGGGAGCTTAATGACCCAAGAGCCAATATTTGGTTTGCACCTGTTGCAATTCCAATTAAAGTTGTGGCTGCAGCAGACGTTCCTGGTGGAGAAGATGATGTGGTTGTAGATGGAGTACGTTATATCAATGAAGAAACTCTTGCAGATAATGGTCTAAAGATATATGACAAAAATACTTGGAAAGCCGATCGTTTGGCTGGATTAAGTTTGGTAGATACTAGTAGCACCTATGTGGGTCTCCCAGTATCGTATCAAGGATCAGAGCCATACACCTATAACTTGAACCCTAACCCGGTACAAGGTGGAGGCAATGTACATGTTTCATTAATGAACGATCAGTTTAAAGAAGCTAGTGGAGATTTCTTAAAAGCTAGGGTTCTGTCCTATGCGGAAGTTTGTTTCTTAAAAGCAGAAGCTGCCCTAAAAGGTTGGGGTACAGATGCAGAAGGAAACTATAACAAAGGAGTACAAGCATCTTTGGATACATGGGGAATTGGCGATGAATATGCAGATTATATAGATAATGCCGAGGTTGCCTTTGATGGTACACTAGCCCAGATCATGGAACAAAAATGGATAGCCAACTTTGCTACCGCTTCTGAGGCATATTTGGATTGGAGACGTACCGGACTTCCTGATCTACAGACTGGACCTTTTGCCCTATCGTCAGTAATCCCAGTTCGTTTTCAATATCCTGATGAAGAAAGAAATATTAATGAAGCTAATTACAATGCAGCATTATCTTCATTGGAAACAACCAGTCACACCAACGATGTGCCCGGAAAATACGAAAATGACACACCATGGTCCAAACCTTGGATATTACAGGGGGTTTCAAAGCCTTGGTAA
- a CDS encoding YgaP family membrane protein, with the protein MINRYIRAIAGAFVVISVVLAVYVNINWLWFTVFVGVNLFQSAFTQWCLMEKILFKLGVKKEGDSCTV; encoded by the coding sequence ATGATCAACAGGTATATCCGGGCAATTGCCGGGGCTTTTGTAGTTATTAGTGTTGTATTGGCCGTATACGTAAACATAAACTGGTTGTGGTTTACCGTTTTTGTAGGGGTCAATCTTTTTCAATCTGCATTTACACAATGGTGCCTTATGGAAAAGATTTTATTCAAATTGGGGGTAAAAAAGGAAGGCGATAGTTGTACTGTTTAG
- a CDS encoding efflux RND transporter permease subunit, which yields MKEGLAGKIAKAFIGSKLTVLLMIVFMVIGVYSSFLIPREEEPQIDVPMADIFVGYPGASPTEVESRVTKPLEKLISNIKGVEYVYSTSMEEQGMVIVQFYVGEDIERSFVKLQNEINKHMDEMPQGVTYPLIKTRAIDDVPMLGLTLWSENYDDYQLKQIAQELTDEIEKVNDVSATQKIGGRNRQLRVVLDKDKLAESGLDFLTVAQMIKANNQQISGGTFDKNDTEFMVTTGKFLETATDVENLVVGVQQNRPIYLKQIASIQDGPEIPKEYVSLGFGQGSEQRETYKSEYPAVTISIAKRKGADAMNISDIILEKVDHLKKNLIPDDVHVEVTRNYGETASHKVSELLMHLIGAIIAVTFVVMLAMGWRGGLVVFLSVPITFALTLLSYYLLDYTLNRITLFALVFVTGIVVDDSIIIAENMHRHFKMKRLPFKQAALYAINEVGNPTILATFTVIASVLPMAFVSGLMGPYMSPMPIGASIAMLLSLFVALTITPYLGYIFLREKDKKGKEKVEKPLEETFIYRMYHKFENPLIENKKKRWLFLGITFLLLLGSIGMFFTKSVAVKMLPFDNKNEFQVVIDMPEGTTLERTGVVAKEIAQYLNTRPEVVNYQSYVGTSAPITFNGLVRHYDMRGGSNMADIQVNLLDKGDRSAQSHEIASLLRPEIQRIGNKYNANVKIVEVPPGPPVLSTIVGEIYGPDYDTQMDIADQVQQILKNTPDVVDVDWMVEADQVEYQFIIDKEKAMLYGVAPQQIAHTMNMALSERAVTNLYDENASIQIGLILALEEKEKSTIQDIAQLKVKSQQGNMVPIADLVAIEQTTRAKSIYRKNQKRVVYVLADMAGDLESPVYAILGMTDKLKAMNLPKGYSIDELYIKQPDFEDNYTVKWDGEWQITLEVFRDLGLAFLGVIFIIYILIVGWFQNFKAPVVMMVAIPLSLIGIVLGHWMLDAFFTATSFIGMIALAGIMVRNSVLLIDFINLRLAEGIPLKLAVIEAGAVRTTPILLTAGTVVIGAFVILFDPIFQGLAISLMGGTIVSTVLTLLVVPLVYYMIERKNYK from the coding sequence ATGAAAGAAGGATTAGCAGGCAAAATTGCCAAAGCATTTATAGGATCTAAGTTAACGGTCCTTCTAATGATCGTGTTCATGGTCATTGGGGTATATAGTTCGTTCCTAATTCCAAGGGAGGAGGAGCCTCAGATAGATGTGCCTATGGCAGATATCTTTGTAGGCTATCCAGGGGCCAGTCCCACTGAAGTAGAGAGCAGGGTAACCAAACCCCTTGAAAAGTTAATCTCCAATATTAAGGGTGTAGAATATGTGTATTCTACTTCCATGGAGGAGCAGGGAATGGTTATAGTGCAGTTTTATGTTGGTGAGGATATAGAACGTTCGTTTGTTAAACTACAGAACGAGATCAACAAGCATATGGATGAAATGCCGCAAGGCGTTACCTATCCTTTGATAAAAACCAGGGCTATAGATGATGTTCCTATGTTGGGACTTACCTTATGGAGCGAGAATTATGATGATTACCAACTAAAGCAAATTGCCCAGGAACTTACGGATGAAATTGAAAAAGTAAACGATGTTTCCGCTACCCAAAAGATAGGCGGGCGTAACCGTCAATTGCGTGTGGTATTGGACAAGGATAAATTGGCGGAAAGCGGATTGGATTTTCTTACCGTTGCCCAAATGATCAAAGCCAATAACCAACAAATTAGCGGTGGTACTTTTGATAAGAACGATACCGAATTTATGGTGACTACAGGTAAATTCCTGGAAACTGCTACCGATGTGGAAAATTTGGTGGTAGGCGTACAACAGAACCGTCCTATTTATCTGAAGCAGATTGCCAGTATACAGGATGGTCCCGAAATTCCTAAGGAATACGTATCACTGGGTTTTGGGCAGGGAAGTGAACAAAGGGAAACCTATAAGTCCGAATATCCTGCCGTAACCATTTCCATAGCCAAGCGCAAAGGGGCGGACGCCATGAATATATCGGATATTATTTTGGAGAAGGTAGATCATTTAAAGAAAAATCTTATCCCGGATGATGTGCATGTGGAGGTGACACGGAACTACGGGGAAACGGCGTCCCACAAGGTATCCGAACTGCTAATGCACCTTATTGGCGCCATAATAGCGGTAACCTTTGTTGTAATGTTGGCCATGGGATGGCGTGGGGGATTGGTGGTGTTTCTTTCAGTACCCATCACCTTTGCCTTGACTCTATTGAGTTATTATTTGTTGGACTACACCTTGAACCGTATCACCTTATTTGCATTGGTTTTCGTAACGGGTATTGTGGTGGACGACTCCATTATTATTGCGGAGAACATGCACCGGCATTTTAAAATGAAACGCCTGCCATTTAAACAGGCTGCACTGTATGCCATTAATGAAGTGGGCAACCCAACCATATTGGCCACTTTTACGGTAATTGCTTCTGTATTGCCAATGGCTTTTGTCTCCGGTCTTATGGGACCCTATATGTCACCGATGCCTATTGGAGCTTCCATTGCCATGTTGTTGTCCCTATTTGTGGCCTTGACGATAACACCATATTTGGGGTATATATTTCTTAGGGAGAAGGATAAGAAAGGGAAGGAAAAGGTAGAGAAACCTTTGGAGGAAACCTTTATATATAGAATGTACCATAAGTTTGAAAACCCTTTGATCGAAAACAAAAAGAAACGATGGTTGTTTTTGGGAATTACCTTTCTGTTGTTATTGGGTTCCATAGGGATGTTCTTTACCAAATCGGTAGCGGTAAAAATGTTGCCGTTCGATAATAAGAATGAATTTCAGGTGGTCATAGACATGCCCGAAGGGACTACTTTGGAACGTACGGGAGTAGTGGCCAAGGAAATTGCCCAATATTTGAACACTCGTCCCGAAGTAGTAAACTACCAGAGTTATGTAGGTACTTCTGCACCAATAACATTCAACGGACTTGTACGTCATTATGATATGAGGGGAGGAAGTAATATGGCTGATATTCAAGTGAATTTATTGGATAAGGGCGACCGATCTGCCCAAAGTCATGAGATAGCCAGTTTATTGCGTCCGGAGATACAACGTATTGGGAACAAGTATAATGCCAATGTTAAGATTGTTGAGGTACCACCTGGACCTCCTGTGTTATCTACTATTGTTGGGGAAATATATGGCCCTGATTATGATACACAAATGGATATTGCAGATCAGGTACAGCAGATTTTGAAAAACACCCCGGATGTGGTGGATGTGGATTGGATGGTAGAAGCAGACCAGGTGGAATATCAGTTTATAATAGACAAGGAAAAGGCAATGCTTTATGGTGTGGCACCACAACAAATTGCCCATACCATGAATATGGCCCTGTCGGAAAGGGCGGTGACCAATCTATACGATGAAAATGCTTCCATTCAAATAGGTTTGATATTGGCCTTGGAAGAAAAGGAAAAATCAACTATTCAGGATATTGCCCAATTGAAGGTGAAATCACAGCAAGGAAATATGGTCCCTATAGCAGATTTGGTAGCTATAGAGCAGACCACAAGGGCCAAGAGTATTTATAGAAAAAACCAAAAGCGGGTGGTCTATGTACTTGCCGATATGGCCGGGGATTTGGAAAGTCCAGTGTATGCCATTTTGGGAATGACCGATAAGTTGAAGGCAATGAATTTGCCAAAGGGATATTCCATTGATGAGCTGTACATAAAGCAACCCGATTTTGAGGATAATTATACCGTAAAATGGGATGGGGAATGGCAGATAACCTTGGAGGTATTCCGGGATCTGGGATTGGCCTTCCTAGGGGTAATTTTCATCATCTATATATTGATCGTGGGCTGGTTCCAAAATTTTAAGGCCCCAGTAGTGATGATGGTGGCCATACCACTTTCCTTAATCGGGATTGTATTGGGACATTGGATGTTGGATGCATTTTTTACGGCAACTTCCTTTATTGGAATGATTGCGCTAGCGGGAATTATGGTTAGGAACTCGGTGTTATTGATCGATTTTATTAATCTGCGATTGGCGGAAGGTATTCCTTTAAAACTGGCCGTAATTGAAGCCGGTGCCGTAAGGACTACCCCTATTCTATTAACAGCGGGAACCGTGGTTATTGGAGCGTTTGTAATCCTATTCGATCCAATTTTCCAAGGGCTGGCCATTTCTTTGATGGGAGGTACAATAGTCTCTACCGTACTTACCTTGTTAGTGGTGCCTTTGGTGTATTATATGATAGAAAGGAAGAACTATAAGTAA
- a CDS encoding efflux RND transporter periplasmic adaptor subunit: MKTKLYIAALFIFAITISSCGSDDKKTVADNSPAVAVEVSTVSEGNSSPFLSASGKIEAVNSANISTRMMGYVDKIYVQVGDKVNKGQQLISINNADISAKLAQVNAGITEATAAFNNAEKDYNRYTALFKENSASQKELDDITANYNMAKARLEAAKQMKNEVNAQFSYSNIRAPFNGVVTNKFIKVGDMANPGMPLVEVESPGNFQVLAMVPESEILEIKSGSEVEVLIKTLDETFKGTVAEVSTSAKNTGGQYMVKVMLDESNSKLLSGMYATVQFPTAKKANTNRVLIPLEAIVQNGQLSGVYTVSESNTALLRWLRLGRTYGDSVEVLSGLSAEEQYIISAEAKLFNGARISVQ, translated from the coding sequence ATGAAAACAAAATTATACATAGCAGCACTGTTCATCTTCGCCATAACGATTAGCAGTTGTGGGAGCGATGATAAAAAAACTGTGGCGGACAATTCTCCTGCCGTGGCCGTTGAAGTAAGCACGGTTTCTGAAGGGAACAGCAGTCCGTTCCTATCCGCCAGCGGAAAGATAGAGGCGGTGAACAGTGCCAATATAAGTACCAGAATGATGGGATATGTAGATAAGATTTACGTACAGGTAGGGGATAAAGTTAATAAAGGACAGCAATTGATAAGTATAAACAATGCAGATATATCTGCTAAGTTGGCCCAAGTAAACGCCGGTATTACCGAAGCAACTGCTGCTTTTAACAATGCAGAAAAAGATTATAACAGGTATACAGCCTTGTTTAAGGAGAACAGTGCTTCCCAAAAGGAACTGGACGACATTACAGCCAACTACAACATGGCCAAGGCCAGATTGGAAGCGGCCAAACAAATGAAGAACGAGGTGAATGCCCAATTTTCCTATAGCAATATTCGGGCTCCTTTTAACGGAGTGGTCACCAACAAATTTATTAAGGTTGGGGATATGGCAAATCCAGGGATGCCTTTAGTGGAAGTAGAAAGTCCCGGCAATTTTCAGGTATTGGCCATGGTACCGGAATCGGAAATTCTAGAGATCAAGTCGGGTTCGGAAGTCGAGGTATTGATCAAGACCCTGGACGAAACCTTTAAGGGAACAGTAGCGGAAGTGAGTACCTCTGCCAAAAATACTGGAGGACAGTATATGGTTAAGGTAATGTTGGATGAGTCCAATTCTAAACTACTTTCTGGAATGTACGCCACTGTTCAATTTCCTACTGCAAAAAAAGCGAATACCAATAGGGTGCTTATTCCTCTGGAGGCGATAGTGCAAAACGGACAGTTATCCGGAGTGTATACGGTTAGTGAGAGCAATACGGCACTATTACGCTGGTTGCGGTTGGGGAGGACTTATGGCGATAGTGTAGAGGTATTGTCAGGTCTTTCCGCCGAGGAACAATATATAATATCGGCCGAAGCCAAATTGTTCAATGGGGCTAGGATTAGTGTCCAATAA
- a CDS encoding TolC family protein, producing MKNIIYILSFLGTLSLVHAQERVLISKEEVLTKVRENNNTLKMSQQDVLAAKGDFNQSNAVILPNISVSHTAIATTNPLMAFGSKLNQEILTQADFNPLLLNNPSQIEDYATRIVVQQPLVNLDGIFQRKAAKAKLNAVELKADRTNDYMDLEVEKAYMQLQLAYKSVSVLEEAKKAAMENKRLADNSFKQGYLQKSDVLAVEVRLTEIDNQLQYAKSNIHNVSNYISVLMNDNSYAVLQPSDSLTLVVSDIYTEGLPENRKDLQAMSLSSEAYQQMYRADKMSFLPSLNAFGTYELHDDQVFQGDANGYLIGAELKWNIFEGSKRFGKIQKSRAEFEKSKLELHQYKAESQVELNRAMRLLQDAKNNLELTSLALQQSEESLRIRTNRFKQGLEKTTDLLNTETQFSQKRLEYYTTIFNYNYALAYVKFLTKE from the coding sequence ATGAAGAATATCATTTATATACTGTCTTTTTTGGGAACCTTGTCCTTGGTTCACGCTCAGGAAAGAGTGTTGATCAGCAAGGAAGAGGTATTGACCAAAGTGAGGGAAAACAACAATACCCTTAAAATGTCCCAACAGGATGTGTTGGCCGCCAAAGGAGATTTTAATCAGTCCAATGCGGTAATATTGCCTAATATAAGTGTCTCCCATACCGCTATTGCTACCACCAATCCTCTAATGGCATTCGGTTCCAAATTGAACCAGGAAATTTTGACCCAAGCGGATTTTAATCCCCTTTTATTAAACAACCCCAGTCAGATCGAGGATTATGCCACGCGCATAGTTGTGCAGCAGCCTTTGGTAAATTTGGACGGAATTTTTCAACGTAAGGCTGCAAAAGCCAAATTGAATGCAGTGGAGTTAAAAGCGGATAGGACCAATGATTATATGGACTTGGAGGTGGAAAAGGCCTATATGCAGTTGCAGTTGGCCTATAAGTCCGTCTCGGTTTTGGAAGAGGCGAAAAAGGCGGCAATGGAAAATAAGCGTTTGGCGGATAATAGTTTTAAGCAGGGATATCTTCAAAAATCGGATGTCCTAGCAGTAGAGGTTAGGCTTACCGAAATAGACAATCAGTTGCAGTATGCCAAGAGCAATATCCACAATGTTTCGAATTACATATCTGTCTTGATGAACGATAACAGCTATGCAGTTTTACAACCATCGGACTCCTTGACCTTAGTGGTCAGTGACATTTATACGGAAGGATTGCCTGAGAATAGAAAGGACCTACAGGCCATGTCCTTGTCCAGTGAGGCATATCAACAAATGTACAGGGCAGACAAAATGAGTTTCCTTCCTAGCTTAAATGCTTTTGGAACCTATGAATTGCACGATGATCAAGTTTTTCAGGGCGATGCCAATGGATATTTGATCGGGGCAGAATTAAAATGGAACATTTTTGAAGGCAGCAAACGTTTTGGAAAGATCCAAAAGAGTAGGGCCGAATTTGAAAAATCCAAGCTGGAACTGCATCAATATAAAGCGGAAAGTCAGGTAGAGTTGAATAGGGCCATGCGTTTGCTTCAAGATGCCAAAAACAATTTGGAGCTTACGTCATTGGCATTGCAACAGTCGGAAGAATCCCTCCGCATACGTACCAATAGATTTAAACAGGGGTTGGAGAAAACGACTGACCTATTAAATACCGAAACCCAATTTTCCCAGAAGAGATTGGAATATTACACCACTATTTTCAATTATAATTACGCCTTGGCTTATGTAAAGTTTTTAACCAAGGAATAA
- a CDS encoding DUF6799 domain-containing protein has translation MKRIIFTMVFIAFGSIMLNAQDQDQLRDRDQDRLMLVDGEVLQIRDRDQIRLQDPVTLNDGTVVNPDGSYVTRDKDRLRLKDGECLDNDGIKYRNEYQYRYKVKQENKGLTEAQMQERNQNRFQIMQIGGEVYQIRNQEQKRLQQQLNLGDGILVNPDGTYQIQDRKQLKLQDGECLNMDGTMYKNSYLHRKMMVQKNMKVNKNMKMKSGVKKSTTMKKNKGNN, from the coding sequence ATGAAAAGAATAATTTTTACAATGGTATTTATTGCATTTGGATCAATAATGCTTAATGCACAGGACCAAGACCAATTACGGGATAGGGACCAAGATCGATTAATGTTGGTCGATGGTGAGGTACTACAAATTAGAGATCGTGACCAAATAAGATTACAAGATCCCGTAACATTAAATGATGGAACAGTAGTAAATCCTGATGGTTCTTATGTAACAAGGGATAAGGATCGTTTACGTCTAAAGGATGGGGAATGTTTGGACAATGATGGTATTAAATACCGCAATGAGTATCAATACAGATACAAAGTTAAACAGGAGAACAAAGGTCTTACCGAGGCTCAAATGCAGGAACGTAACCAAAATAGGTTTCAGATTATGCAAATAGGTGGTGAAGTATATCAAATTAGAAATCAAGAACAAAAACGTCTTCAGCAGCAATTAAACCTCGGCGACGGAATATTGGTCAATCCTGATGGAACCTACCAGATCCAAGACCGCAAACAGCTTAAATTGCAAGATGGAGAATGTTTAAATATGGATGGTACCATGTATAAGAATTCATATCTACATCGTAAAATGATGGTTCAAAAAAATATGAAAGTAAACAAAAACATGAAGATGAAAAGCGGAGTTAAGAAGTCAACGACTATGAAAAAGAATAAAGGCAACAATTAA
- a CDS encoding DUF2202 domain-containing protein yields MKLFKQIRTNLFIFGLPLLLAVFSCNNDDSSVADQENTNLTNDDNAALLFMLEEEKLARDTYTYLEDLWEINQFSNIKKSEQSHMNAVIGLLDQYDISYSLLAYGEFNNPDIQKLYDQFIEYGSENKAKALEVGANIEDLDIVDLAKFIGATSNNAMIQVFESLQCGSRNHLRSFVNAIELSGNTYEPQYLTQEDYTLIINDSQEQCGP; encoded by the coding sequence ATGAAACTTTTTAAACAAATAAGAACCAATTTATTCATTTTTGGCTTGCCGTTACTGTTGGCAGTGTTCTCCTGTAACAATGATGATTCATCAGTTGCGGATCAGGAGAATACAAACCTCACTAATGATGACAATGCGGCGTTATTGTTTATGTTGGAAGAGGAAAAGTTGGCAAGGGATACCTATACCTATTTGGAGGATTTATGGGAAATAAATCAGTTTTCAAATATTAAGAAAAGTGAACAAAGCCATATGAATGCCGTTATTGGCCTTTTGGACCAATATGATATTTCCTATTCTCTTTTGGCATATGGGGAGTTTAATAACCCGGACATTCAAAAGCTTTATGATCAGTTTATTGAATACGGTAGTGAAAATAAGGCAAAGGCCTTGGAGGTCGGTGCCAACATCGAAGATTTGGACATTGTGGATTTGGCCAAATTCATTGGTGCCACGTCCAATAATGCCATGATACAAGTATTTGAAAGCCTACAATGTGGAAGCCGCAACCACCTCAGGAGCTTTGTCAATGCCATTGAACTATCGGGGAATACTTATGAGCCCCAGTATTTGACTCAGGAAGACTATACCCTAATAATCAATGATAGTCAGGAACAATGTGGTCCGTAA
- a CDS encoding LOG family protein, with the protein MENNLNNNHLQPEESRFLSGPRSRFKELLFTFRVQYSFIRAFRKMHFIGPCVTVFGSARFDKTNPFYKKAEQVGAALANMGFTVMTGGGPGIMEAANKGAYEAGGYSVGCNIILPFEQKPNPYLHKWINIRYFFVRKFLLIKYSYAFVVMPGGMGTLDELFESITLIQTKMIQNFPVVIFGSEYHKELCEHIRIMAENESISPKDMELLFVTDSVEEMAEHIKTHAIERFKLVKKPQRPSWLFGEE; encoded by the coding sequence ATGGAAAATAACCTTAACAATAACCATTTACAACCAGAAGAGTCGCGTTTTCTTTCCGGACCGCGCTCCAGGTTTAAAGAACTGCTTTTCACCTTTAGGGTACAATACAGTTTTATCAGGGCATTTAGGAAAATGCACTTTATAGGTCCCTGCGTAACGGTTTTTGGGTCCGCCAGATTTGACAAGACCAATCCCTTCTACAAAAAGGCAGAACAAGTTGGAGCGGCATTGGCCAATATGGGATTTACGGTGATGACAGGAGGGGGTCCCGGAATTATGGAAGCCGCCAATAAAGGGGCTTATGAAGCGGGAGGGTATTCTGTAGGCTGCAATATAATACTGCCCTTTGAACAAAAACCGAACCCTTATTTGCACAAATGGATCAACATTAGGTATTTTTTTGTACGAAAGTTCCTGTTGATCAAATACTCTTATGCCTTTGTGGTGATGCCGGGTGGAATGGGCACCTTGGACGAGCTTTTTGAATCTATTACCCTGATACAGACCAAAATGATCCAAAATTTTCCCGTGGTCATTTTCGGGTCTGAATACCATAAAGAACTCTGTGAACACATAAGGATTATGGCGGAGAATGAAAGTATAAGCCCTAAGGACATGGAGTTGTTGTTCGTAACAGACTCTGTGGAGGAGATGGCCGAGCACATAAAGACCCATGCTATTGAAAGGTTTAAATTGGTTAAAAAACCTCAAAGACCTAGTTGGTTGTTTGGGGAAGAATAA
- a CDS encoding ABC transporter permease → MNIIRYIIQKEFKQIFRNKAMLPIIFVLPLIQLIILSNAATFEVKNIKFAFVDNDKTSLSRELVEKFEASTYFNVVSQFPSAKQAGMAMLEGKVDVILEIPSYFERQLIKNERADLSIIINAIDGAAAGVENVYINQIVQQFNKKAHVELSLFNSSGNKPLNIETIPSFWYNETLNYKTFMVPGILVLLVTMITLFLSGMNIVREKEIGTLEQINVTPIKKHQFIIGKLFPFLVLGMVLLTVGLIISKLLFQIPIIGSLTIMYLYTIIYILVILGMGLFISNFTDTQQQAMFIAWFFMVIFILMSGLFTPIESMPQWAQLLTEFNPIKYYVEVMRMVMLKGAGLSDIYPQVVKTFIFAIAMNVLAVISYKKVS, encoded by the coding sequence ATGAACATCATCCGCTATATCATCCAAAAGGAGTTTAAACAGATCTTTAGAAATAAGGCGATGTTGCCCATTATTTTTGTCTTGCCGTTGATCCAACTGATTATTCTGTCCAACGCCGCCACCTTTGAAGTGAAAAATATAAAATTTGCCTTTGTTGATAATGATAAAACATCGCTTTCACGGGAGTTGGTGGAAAAATTTGAAGCTTCTACCTATTTCAATGTGGTATCCCAATTTCCATCGGCTAAACAGGCCGGCATGGCAATGTTGGAAGGCAAGGTGGATGTAATCCTAGAGATACCCTCATATTTTGAAAGACAACTTATTAAAAATGAAAGAGCAGATCTTTCGATTATAATTAATGCTATAGATGGAGCAGCTGCGGGGGTAGAAAATGTGTATATAAATCAGATTGTGCAACAGTTCAATAAAAAGGCACATGTAGAATTATCCCTTTTTAATAGTTCTGGAAACAAGCCTCTGAATATTGAAACCATCCCGTCCTTTTGGTACAATGAGACCTTAAATTACAAAACCTTTATGGTGCCCGGAATATTGGTACTTTTGGTAACCATGATTACCCTTTTCCTATCCGGGATGAACATTGTTCGGGAAAAGGAAATAGGTACTTTGGAACAAATAAACGTTACCCCCATAAAAAAGCACCAGTTTATTATTGGAAAATTATTTCCTTTTTTGGTTTTGGGCATGGTATTGTTGACCGTGGGTTTGATTATCTCAAAACTGTTGTTTCAGATTCCAATAATCGGAAGTCTAACCATAATGTATCTCTATACCATTATTTACATTTTAGTGATTTTGGGGATGGGCCTATTTATTTCCAATTTTACGGATACCCAACAGCAGGCCATGTTTATAGCCTGGTTTTTTATGGTCATTTTTATTTTAATGAGCGGTTTGTTCACGCCCATCGAAAGTATGCCGCAATGGGCGCAGTTGTTAACTGAATTCAATCCTATTAAATATTATGTTGAGGTAATGAGAATGGTGATGCTAAAAGGGGCCGGCCTTTCCGATATTTACCCGCAAGTTGTAAAAACCTTCATATTTGCCATTGCTATGAATGTATTGGCGGTAATCAGCTATAAAAAAGTAAGTTAA